AGAGGGATTGGCGCTGGAGTTTCGCGATAAAAAAAATCTCGATGTAGATGACAAAACATTTATAAAATGGTTTGATTTTATGGGTCTGCAAAGACATATAAAAGTGTTAGGAATATTCTCGCGTTTATACTTGCGTGACTCCAAAGATGGATACCTAAAAGATATTCCACTTACACTTAAGTATGTCATAGAGACGGCAGACAGATACAGTGAGACCAAAGAGTTGGCAGAGTTTTTAAGGAGTATTGCATGAAAGCAATGATATTAGCGGCTGGCCGTGGTGAGAGGATGAGACCCCTTACCGACCACATTCCAAAACCACTACTGGAGATTCACGGCAAAGCACTTATTGTCTGGCATATAGAAAAACTCGCTTCTTTGGGGTTTAGTGAAATCATAATAAACATCGCTCACCTTGGCTTTAAGATACCGATGGCTCTGGGTGACGGCTCAAAATGGGGAGTTAAACTAATCTACTCCAATGAGCAAAAAGAGGGAGCGCTGGAGAGTGCAGGCGGGATTATAAAAGCACTTCCACTACTTGGAGAAGGTACTTTTTTGGTAGTAAACGGAGATATCTGGTGCGATTATGAGTTTGATTTCAATTTTGATTTGGAAGATGATTTGGCTCATCTGATTTTAGTTCCAAACCCAAAGCACAATCCAGACGGTGATTTTGTGTTAAAAAACAGAAGAGTTTTCAATGAGGGGGAAGAGAGACTCACGTTCTCAGGAATCGGCTACTACAGCCCGGAACTTTTCAAAGGTTTGAAAAGTGAAAAAAAAGCCTTGGCCCCGATATTGCGAGAGGCAATGATTCAAAAAAGAGTTGGCGGGTCCATTCACAAAAGCAGATGGTACGATATTGGAACACCGCAAAGACTTAACAGTATAAACAACGAGGTTTAATACCTAACTCAGACAATGAGAGGTACAATGTCTTCAAAAGCAGACATTAAATTTATTATTCAGAGTGTAAACAATGACAATTAAACAAATTATATTTCGCATTGCAATTATTCTACTTATAGTAGAAGCTATCATAATGCTAGTTCTGGATTTTTTGGCATTAAATTTGGACTGGATAACAGAAGCGATTGTTGATGCCCTATCTTTAACTATATTTGCTACGCCGATAATATACAAGTTGGTAATAAAGCCGTTTGTGTTAATGAGAGAAACAGCAGAGAACAGAGTTACTTATTTGGCATATCATGATGAGTTGACATCCCTTGCAAACAGAACAAAACTTCTGGAGTGGCTCGACCATAGTATAAAAACATCATACGGAAAAAATAACATCTCAATAATATTGTTAGAATTAGACCGCTTTAAAGATATACAGGACACCTTTGGACATGCGATAGTAGATAATCTTGTTCTAGATGTTGCTGAGAGATTAAGATGCAATGTAAGCGGTGTACATCTATTTGCCAAAATCGATACCTACATGTTTGCCTTTGTTGTTGAGAACATCCTCTCTGATGATGATATATATCTAAAATCAAAACAGATTATCACACTTGTGCAAACACCGATTAGCTGCAAAAACGGTCACGCTTTCAATATAGAGGCGAGTATAGGAATTAGCAGATTTCCAAAAGATGCCTCAAACAAGACCGACCTTCTAAAATACGCCTACACTGCCATGAGACAGGCTAAAACAATCAGCAAAGATAAAATAAGTTTTTACACTCAATCTCTTACAGAGATGTCACAAAGACACCTTACGCTTGAAGAGGACCTCAGACATGCCATTGAGAATAATGAGTTTCACCTCCTCTATCAGCCGAAAATTGATGCGCTCACAAATAAACTCGTTGGCGTTGAAGCGCTAATACGATGGGAACACCCGAAAAATGGGCTTATCAATCCAGTAGACTTTATCCCACTGGCCGAAGAGACGGGACTCATCATACCTATTGGGGAGTGGGTTTTACAAGAGGCACTCAAACAACAGGA
The sequence above is drawn from the Candidatus Sulfurimonas baltica genome and encodes:
- the murU gene encoding N-acetylmuramate alpha-1-phosphate uridylyltransferase MurU, encoding MKAMILAAGRGERMRPLTDHIPKPLLEIHGKALIVWHIEKLASLGFSEIIINIAHLGFKIPMALGDGSKWGVKLIYSNEQKEGALESAGGIIKALPLLGEGTFLVVNGDIWCDYEFDFNFDLEDDLAHLILVPNPKHNPDGDFVLKNRRVFNEGEERLTFSGIGYYSPELFKGLKSEKKALAPILREAMIQKRVGGSIHKSRWYDIGTPQRLNSINNEV
- a CDS encoding putative bifunctional diguanylate cyclase/phosphodiesterase → MTIKQIIFRIAIILLIVEAIIMLVLDFLALNLDWITEAIVDALSLTIFATPIIYKLVIKPFVLMRETAENRVTYLAYHDELTSLANRTKLLEWLDHSIKTSYGKNNISIILLELDRFKDIQDTFGHAIVDNLVLDVAERLRCNVSGVHLFAKIDTYMFAFVVENILSDDDIYLKSKQIITLVQTPISCKNGHAFNIEASIGISRFPKDASNKTDLLKYAYTAMRQAKTISKDKISFYTQSLTEMSQRHLTLEEDLRHAIENNEFHLLYQPKIDALTNKLVGVEALIRWEHPKNGLINPVDFIPLAEETGLIIPIGEWVLQEALKQQEIWQKDGKEPIVMSINLSGRQLQIEHIDQILRVLNLTPVPKKYIDFEITETYLMEDALLSQMLLEKLHSTGVSLSMDDFGTGYSSLAYLKRFKVNTLKIDRALIQDIEEDKNDFAIAKAIIAMGHTLEMKVVAEGVETEEQSRMLKQISCDYIQGFYFSRPVHPYAVYSSDNYTY